One stretch of Legionella birminghamensis DNA includes these proteins:
- the lptM gene encoding LPS translocon maturation chaperone LptM yields MKLAGKILGRILLLTALTMSVSACGQKGPLYLPEQKTASNS; encoded by the coding sequence ATGAAATTAGCTGGAAAGATCCTTGGCCGAATCCTGCTCCTTACTGCTTTAACAATGAGTGTCTCAGCTTGCGGCCAAAAAGGACCTCTCTATTTACCGGAGCAGAAAACAGCCAGCAACTCCTGA
- the dapF gene encoding diaminopimelate epimerase, translating into MSLKFTKMHGLGNDFIVIDAINQTVDLTAKEIINLSDRHKGIGFDQCLIVEPAKEKGLDFFYRIINADGQEVGQCGNGARCVARFLFHYGLTTKKQIRVGTHTTTMQLILNKDDSVTIEMPPPRLNPSEIPFLVTQQQESYILSLAKGNNVAVHAISVGNPHAVTLVNDIQKAPVKTLGEEISFHPLFPEQTNAEFMEIVSNDRLQVRVYERGCGETQACGSGAVAAAAIGRLFYQMEETIQVNLPGGELSVRWQNKQSPIYLTGPATFVYEGILLPCAS; encoded by the coding sequence ATGAGTCTGAAATTCACAAAGATGCACGGTTTAGGCAATGATTTTATCGTCATAGACGCAATTAACCAGACTGTTGATTTGACAGCCAAAGAGATAATAAACCTTAGCGACCGTCATAAGGGCATTGGCTTTGATCAGTGTCTTATTGTTGAACCCGCGAAGGAAAAAGGTCTGGATTTTTTTTATCGGATTATCAATGCTGATGGGCAAGAAGTAGGACAGTGCGGCAACGGAGCACGTTGCGTCGCCCGCTTTCTCTTCCATTACGGCCTAACTACTAAAAAACAAATTCGTGTCGGAACGCATACCACCACCATGCAGTTAATTCTGAACAAGGATGACTCGGTAACAATTGAAATGCCTCCCCCACGTTTAAATCCCAGTGAAATTCCCTTCCTGGTCACGCAACAGCAGGAATCCTACATATTATCTCTGGCAAAAGGAAATAATGTGGCAGTTCATGCCATTAGTGTGGGCAACCCGCATGCTGTCACACTGGTCAATGATATTCAGAAAGCGCCGGTGAAAACGCTTGGGGAAGAAATTAGTTTTCACCCCTTATTTCCAGAACAGACCAATGCCGAGTTTATGGAAATTGTATCCAATGATCGTCTGCAGGTTCGAGTTTATGAGCGGGGCTGCGGTGAAACGCAAGCCTGTGGCAGCGGAGCTGTAGCCGCGGCGGCCATCGGACGCCTCTTCTATCAGATGGAGGAGACCATTCAGGTTAATTTACCGGGGGGAGAACTCTCTGTACGCTGGCAAAACAAGCAGTCTCCAATCTATCTGACAGGCCCTGCAACCTTTGTCTATGAAGGGATTTTACTGCCATGCGCATCGTAA
- the trkA gene encoding Trk system potassium transporter TrkA, giving the protein MRIVILGAGQVGGTLAQNLARENNDIFLIDQDETRLQELQYRLDIQTVRGNAAYPSVLIEAGIEQADMLIAVTNSDEINMMACQIAYSLFRTPTKIARIRSHNYYTYPQLFHNEHVPVDVCISPEKLVTDHIENLIDYPGVSQVLDFADGHVLMVTIKPMSSGLMVGKTIRQLHEHLQSIEARVVMVFRDKTVLEPQDDEHQIDGGDEVVFIASPQAIKQALIALGRYTHPNRRIIIAGGGHIGTELAQALEKRYRIKVIDRSPDRTHELVAQLHKGTVLQGDVADRDLLVNENIEFTDVFCAVTNDDEVNIMSCLQAKRLGARQVMALVNRNAYVDLIEGSNIDQAISPQLITIGSILTKLRRGNMVKVYRFQHGEAEAVELIIHGNAQTSKVVGRSMDQLNLPAGSSIAAIFREGQVLMVDSQLVLQSGDHIILLILKKKYISSIESLFQVSLSFVS; this is encoded by the coding sequence ATGCGCATCGTAATTTTGGGCGCAGGGCAAGTGGGCGGAACCCTTGCGCAGAATCTGGCCAGAGAAAATAATGATATTTTCCTGATTGATCAGGATGAAACACGTCTGCAGGAACTGCAATACCGCCTCGATATCCAGACAGTCCGCGGGAATGCGGCCTACCCCAGTGTGCTGATTGAAGCAGGAATAGAACAGGCAGACATGCTTATTGCCGTTACTAACAGCGATGAAATAAACATGATGGCTTGCCAGATTGCCTACAGCCTGTTTCGCACCCCTACAAAAATAGCCCGTATCCGCTCCCATAATTATTATACATATCCCCAGCTCTTTCATAATGAACATGTGCCAGTTGATGTCTGCATCAGCCCGGAGAAGCTGGTAACGGACCACATTGAAAATCTGATTGATTATCCCGGTGTCTCTCAGGTTCTTGATTTCGCAGACGGCCATGTATTGATGGTAACCATCAAGCCTATGTCATCGGGTTTAATGGTGGGTAAAACCATCAGGCAGCTTCATGAACACCTGCAAAGCATTGAAGCACGCGTCGTCATGGTTTTTCGAGATAAAACCGTACTTGAGCCACAGGACGATGAACATCAGATTGACGGCGGCGATGAAGTGGTTTTTATAGCCTCGCCGCAAGCAATTAAACAGGCATTAATTGCCCTTGGACGATATACCCATCCTAATCGTCGTATTATTATTGCCGGCGGTGGACATATCGGCACCGAATTAGCGCAGGCACTGGAAAAACGCTATCGGATAAAAGTCATTGATCGCAGCCCCGACCGCACCCATGAATTGGTAGCACAACTGCATAAAGGGACGGTTTTGCAAGGGGATGTCGCCGATCGCGATCTCCTGGTGAATGAAAATATTGAGTTCACTGATGTATTTTGTGCAGTCACGAATGATGACGAAGTGAATATCATGTCCTGTTTGCAGGCAAAACGTCTGGGTGCCCGCCAGGTTATGGCGCTCGTAAACCGAAATGCCTATGTGGATTTAATTGAAGGCAGCAATATTGACCAGGCCATTTCACCCCAATTAATTACCATAGGCAGTATTCTGACCAAGCTGCGTCGCGGTAATATGGTAAAAGTGTATCGTTTCCAGCATGGTGAAGCAGAAGCTGTAGAGTTAATCATCCATGGGAATGCGCAGACTTCAAAAGTGGTTGGGCGAAGCATGGACCAATTGAATTTACCAGCCGGCAGTTCTATCGCCGCGATCTTTCGCGAAGGGCAAGTACTAATGGTTGATTCTCAGCTGGTATTACAATCTGGCGATCATATTATTCTATTGATCCTAAAGAAAAAATATATCAGCAGTATTGAATCCCTCTTCCAGGTAAGTTTAAGCTTTGTGAGTTAA
- a CDS encoding TrkH family potassium uptake protein, translating to MQIKTILRILGVLLMLFSISMLTPIIFNIVFQENFLWPFVAAFLCTFGTGCFLWFSFRQHRNELKTRDGFLIVVLFWTVLSLFASLPFLFAIHSPSQITDAFFESVSGLTTTGATVISDLDSLPHAILFYRQQLQFLGGMGIVVLAVAILPMLGVGGMQLYRAETPGPMKDSKLTPRIAQTAKALWSIYVLLTLLCMLCYWISGMDWFDALGESFATVSTGGFSMHDNSFAFYRSELIELIACFFMLLGGTNFALHFFAFKKRSLKHYWRDEEFRTYLSFLLISTMIVTGSLVIYDFFDMSHSTVITVLFNIISLATTTGFLAEPFNDWPTFTPILIVLLGLVGGCAASTSGGIKVIRALIIFKQSRREMVRLVHPNAIVPIKIGKICLPEPVLQSMWSFISVFIALFIVLLLLFMGFGNDFLTSFSAIAISISNSGAGLGAISENMAILNHWSKWVLIFAMIAGRLEIFSLLILFSPRFWER from the coding sequence ATGCAGATTAAAACGATTTTAAGGATTCTGGGTGTACTGCTGATGTTGTTTAGTATCAGCATGCTGACCCCCATTATTTTTAATATCGTTTTTCAAGAAAACTTTTTATGGCCCTTTGTGGCAGCCTTTCTATGCACCTTTGGCACCGGCTGTTTCCTATGGTTTAGCTTTCGTCAACATCGAAATGAACTGAAAACCCGTGATGGCTTCTTGATAGTCGTCCTTTTCTGGACAGTCCTTTCTTTATTTGCTTCGCTGCCATTTCTTTTTGCAATTCATAGTCCTAGTCAAATCACCGACGCATTTTTTGAGTCTGTTTCCGGGCTTACCACCACCGGCGCTACAGTTATTAGTGATTTGGATAGTCTTCCCCATGCCATTTTGTTTTACCGGCAGCAGCTGCAATTTTTGGGAGGTATGGGAATTGTGGTTCTGGCAGTCGCAATACTGCCAATGCTTGGCGTTGGGGGTATGCAGCTTTATCGAGCGGAAACCCCAGGCCCGATGAAGGATAGCAAGCTAACGCCGCGTATCGCGCAGACAGCGAAGGCTTTGTGGTCCATTTACGTATTGCTAACCCTGCTTTGTATGCTTTGTTACTGGATAAGCGGTATGGACTGGTTTGATGCCTTGGGCGAAAGTTTTGCCACCGTGTCAACGGGCGGGTTTTCTATGCATGATAATAGCTTTGCCTTCTATCGGAGCGAGCTAATTGAATTGATAGCCTGTTTCTTTATGCTCCTTGGGGGCACAAATTTTGCCCTCCATTTTTTTGCTTTCAAAAAAAGAAGCCTGAAACACTATTGGCGGGATGAAGAGTTTCGCACTTATCTCAGTTTTTTATTAATTTCGACGATGATTGTGACCGGCAGCCTGGTTATTTATGATTTTTTTGATATGAGCCATAGTACAGTAATCACTGTTTTGTTTAATATTATCTCCCTGGCAACAACGACTGGCTTTCTTGCTGAACCGTTCAATGATTGGCCGACATTCACGCCCATTTTAATTGTTCTCCTTGGCCTGGTGGGCGGCTGCGCTGCCTCAACCAGCGGCGGCATTAAAGTGATTCGCGCGTTGATTATATTTAAACAATCCAGACGGGAAATGGTTCGTTTGGTGCATCCCAATGCAATAGTACCCATTAAAATCGGCAAAATTTGCCTTCCTGAACCTGTTCTGCAATCCATGTGGAGTTTTATTTCTGTATTCATTGCCTTATTTATTGTCTTACTGCTCCTTTTTATGGGCTTCGGCAATGATTTTCTGACTTCATTTTCGGCAATTGCAATCTCCATATCCAATTCAGGGGCGGGCTTAGGGGCCATCAGCGAAAATATGGCCATTCTGAATCACTGGAGCAAATGGGTTCTCATATTTGCTATGATCGCCGGACGCCTGGAAATTTTTTCTTTATTGATCCTGTTTTCTCCCCGCTTCTGGGAACGCTAG
- a CDS encoding EamA family transporter yields the protein MPAVHLLLTLVVVVVWGVNFLFVKLGLEEISPLLLCALRFGMASLPAIFFIKPPALPVRTIISYGLVTFALQFTFFFVGMYVGMTPGMASLIIQTQVFFSMLFALIILKEKPNVWQLIGAMVSFIGIGLVALHFDNQVSFTGFICLLGAAAAWGLGNLIIKKGPSVNMMAVVVWGSFVAFIPMLILAIAIDGLHSFSNTISHLSWKGIGALFYIVYMSTWVGYGVWNWLLSRYPIAVIVPYTLLVPVVGMISSSLFLGEPFQHWKLNAALLVLTGLIINILSIKLRSQVKSGPVNAGGASILRRVEEEVELNK from the coding sequence ATGCCTGCCGTTCACTTGTTGTTAACACTTGTCGTCGTTGTAGTTTGGGGAGTTAACTTTCTATTCGTCAAATTGGGACTGGAGGAAATTTCTCCTCTTCTGCTCTGCGCCCTGCGCTTTGGGATGGCCAGTTTGCCTGCCATATTCTTTATAAAACCGCCGGCTCTCCCTGTTCGTACGATTATTTCCTATGGATTAGTCACCTTTGCCCTTCAGTTTACATTTTTCTTTGTCGGTATGTATGTAGGCATGACGCCAGGAATGGCTTCTTTAATCATTCAGACCCAGGTTTTCTTCAGCATGTTGTTCGCCCTGATTATCCTCAAGGAAAAACCAAATGTATGGCAGCTCATTGGCGCAATGGTGTCTTTTATAGGAATCGGGCTGGTTGCTCTCCACTTCGATAATCAGGTTTCTTTTACCGGATTTATATGCCTCTTGGGAGCGGCTGCTGCCTGGGGACTTGGTAATTTAATTATAAAAAAAGGACCGAGTGTTAATATGATGGCTGTTGTGGTTTGGGGGAGTTTCGTTGCATTTATTCCCATGCTGATACTTGCCATTGCGATTGATGGGCTGCACTCTTTCAGCAATACCATTAGTCATCTCAGCTGGAAGGGCATTGGCGCCTTGTTTTATATTGTCTACATGTCAACCTGGGTAGGTTATGGCGTATGGAACTGGTTGCTTAGCCGATACCCGATCGCGGTGATTGTTCCATACACCTTGCTGGTTCCAGTGGTGGGCATGATAAGTTCCTCCCTCTTTTTAGGCGAACCTTTCCAGCACTGGAAGTTAAACGCTGCTTTGCTCGTGCTTACCGGTTTGATAATCAATATTCTTAGTATCAAACTCCGTTCTCAGGTTAAATCGGGACCAGTAAACGCTGGAGGTGCCTCTATTTTACGCCGTGTTGAAGAAGAGGTGGAGCTTAACAAGTAA
- a CDS encoding lysophospholipid acyltransferase family protein codes for MYRCFPYRKKVVMANIDQVYGEQLNKHQKQHLAKAFYSHLLVSIKEGLALRFMSEKTLKERVEVKGHEQMLSVVAQGKGVLVLTGHFGNWEFAPLGGILNFKQFQGQFHFIRRTLGNKTIERILFGRYYRAGLNVIPKKNSLQQVCDALDNNHAVIFVLDQHASLVNRDGIAAEFFGKKAGTYRSLASFSRHTGVPVVPAAGYRLPNGKHVLEFFEPIVWQDYENTQEALYRNTLAYNKALEKIILANPAQWMWLHKRWKLKEQDTTKQKS; via the coding sequence ATGTACCGCTGCTTTCCCTATCGGAAAAAGGTCGTGATGGCCAATATTGATCAGGTTTATGGAGAACAGCTAAACAAGCATCAGAAACAGCACCTGGCGAAGGCATTTTATTCGCATTTGCTTGTATCAATCAAAGAAGGTTTGGCACTTCGCTTCATGAGTGAAAAGACGCTTAAAGAACGGGTCGAGGTCAAAGGCCATGAGCAAATGCTGTCTGTGGTTGCCCAAGGGAAAGGCGTACTGGTATTAACAGGCCATTTTGGCAATTGGGAGTTTGCACCGCTGGGAGGGATCCTTAATTTTAAGCAATTCCAAGGTCAGTTTCATTTCATTCGCCGTACTTTAGGGAACAAGACGATTGAGCGTATCTTGTTTGGCCGCTATTACCGGGCAGGATTAAATGTAATTCCCAAAAAAAATTCGCTCCAGCAGGTTTGCGATGCATTGGATAATAACCATGCGGTGATATTTGTCTTGGATCAGCATGCTTCGCTAGTGAATCGGGATGGGATTGCCGCAGAATTCTTTGGCAAAAAAGCGGGCACTTATCGAAGTCTGGCTAGTTTTTCGCGTCATACTGGCGTGCCGGTGGTGCCTGCTGCAGGCTATCGATTGCCGAATGGCAAACATGTTCTGGAGTTTTTTGAACCCATCGTCTGGCAGGACTATGAGAATACCCAGGAAGCCCTTTACCGCAATACGCTTGCTTATAATAAAGCCCTGGAGAAAATAATCCTGGCTAACCCGGCGCAGTGGATGTGGCTGCATAAGCGGTGGAAGCTGAAAGAACAAGATACAACGAAGCAAAAGTCTTAA